A genomic region of Parambassis ranga chromosome 7, fParRan2.1, whole genome shotgun sequence contains the following coding sequences:
- the camkvl gene encoding caM kinase-like vesicle-associated, like has translation MPFGCLALRDGRTYNSISDVTDKYEIGQVLRAKEFCELCLAKDRQTDKVFVCKKFLKKDGRKVRKAAKNEIMILKLVNHPNILQLIDTFETRKEYFIIQELATGGDVFDWILDQGNYTERDASNVIRQVLEAVAYLHSLNIVHRNLKLENLMYYTENNHNKVVLRDFYLSRFENGPITEPCGTPEYLAPEVVARHRYGRPVDCWAVGVITYILLSGNPPFYDETEEENTDLHNRIIFCRIVAGDFEFDSPYWDDISPAAKELVCRLMEVDQMLRITAQDALWHEWIAGNGASEKNLKDGVCAQFEKNFAKAKWRELKKAIRVTTFMQRLKNSEALTDSSAEVQGGEEAGDGEGGVSQGTSDEGDKGTSDGGITSSSVSLEVTVESTPAGIDQNEVTIKVGDKQEEVKRPVGPFVGISPSDIKEPLCQSNAVHKPVQEEPDKVSAKKGTGEGTRKMAANLGQNKVAPESKQTPVVTPEPSKLLEGTNLDKKHTSSSPDPSKRKMAATLHGPLPTVSAVTSVPPEKKQATQSEQRDETDSSWCQTQVPEAVAERSVGASPATPAIGPGTEVDVGLGVRLRDDGSPVGRRDRNARRTDRHSAEFSLTRAGAAPGQGCYAVGSSASLGRHATPYNPEVGAVGMGIAGSYGSPYSSLYTSGGGVGMYGTGLPHGGGSSTTSDWQMDSVIEQIEKQMAAVLEKIEGDMPSLLEQISDCPAEPPRARSTHASPATSRARPSQHSSTTTSATPPPLPTSPRPALPSLPRLTIPPPSYPPPSPPTQASTQTVGEQEDKDGQRSAAHSSQSPRAGMGRGL, from the exons ATGCCATTTGGGTGCCTTGCCCTGCGAGATGGGCGGACTTACAATAGCATATCGGATGTCACAGACAAATATGAGATTGGACAAGTCCTTAGAGC GAAGGAGTTCTGCGAGCTGTGTCTGGCAaaggacagacaaacagacaaggTGTTTGTCTGTAAGAAATTCCTCAAGAAGGACGGAAGGAAAGTCCGCAAGGCTGCCAAGAACGAAATCATGATCCTAAAACT GGTCAACCACCCAAACATCCTTCAGCTGATAGATACATTTGAGACTCGGAAAGAGTACTTCATCATCCAGGAGCT AGCCACAGGAGGAGATGTGTTTGACTGGATTCTGGATCAAGGaaattacacagagagagacgcTTCCAATGTCATCAGACAAGTCCTGGAGGCTGTGGCGTACTTACACTCCCTCAACATTGTTCACAGGAACCTGAAG CTGGAAAATCTGATGTACTACACGGAGAACAACCATAACAAAGTAGTTTTGCGAGATTTCTATCTGTCCAGATTTGAGAACGGACCCATCACAGAGCCATGTGGAACACCAGAATACCTGG CTCCTGAAGTCGTGGCTCGTCACCGATATGGCCGTCCTGTGGACTGCTGGGCTGTGGGTGTCATCACGTACATACT CTTATCAGGTAATCCTCCATTTTACgatgaaacagaggaggagaacacagaTCTACACAATCGCATCATCTTCTGTCGCATTGTTGCTGGGGACTTTGAGTTCGATTCCCCTTACTGGGATGACATTTCACCTGCAG CCAAGGAGCTTGTTTGCCGACTGATGGAAGTTGACCAAATGCTAAGAATCACAGCACAAGATGCACTTTGGCATGAATG GATTGCAGGGAATGGTGCATCAGAGAAAAACTTGAAGGATGGTGTGTGTGCCCAGTTTGAGAAGAACTTTGCAAAGGCTAAATGGCGG GAGTTGAAG AAAGCGATCCGTGTCACCACCTTTATGCAACGACTGAAGAATTCCGAGGCTTTGACTGACAGTTCAGCTGAGGTACAGGGTGGCGAAGAAGCAGGAGATGGTGAAGGGGGTGTTTCCCAGGGGACAAGTGATGAAGGAGACAAAGGGACAAGTGATGGAGGGATAACGTCAAGTAGTGTATCTTTAGAGGTCACTGTTGAAAGCACGCCGGCAGGTATCGACCAAAATGAGGTGACAATTAAGGTAGGAGACAAACAGGAGGAGGTAAAGAGGCCTGTTGGCCCCTTTGTAGGAATCTCCCCATCAGATATTAAGGAACCTCTCTGCCAATCAAATGCAGTCCACAAACCGGTGCAGGAAGAGCCTGATAAGGTCAGTGCTAAGAAAGGAACAGGTGAAGGAACCAGAAAAATGGCTGCCAATTTGGGTCAGAATAAAGTAGCTCCAGAAAGCAAACAGACCCCAGTGGTTACCCCTGAACCCTCAAAGCTGTTAGAAGGCACTAATCTGGATAAAAAGCATACATCCTCCTCCCCTGATCCCAGCAAACGTAAAATGGCTGCAACACTGCATGGTCCTCTACCTACAGTGTCTGCTGTAACATCAGTCCCACCAGAGAAGAAACAAGCCACACAAAGTGAACAGAGGGATGAGACTGACAGCAGCTGGTGTCAGACACAAGTTCCAGAGGCAGTGGCAGAGAGATCAGTAGGAGCATCTCCAGCCACACCAGCAATAGGGCCTGGAACTGAGGTGGATGTAGGACTAGGAGTTAGGTTAAGGGATGATGGTAGCCCTGTGGGAAGAAGGGATAGGAACGCcaggagaacagacagacacagtgcgGAGTTTAGCTTAACCAGGGCTGGTGCTGCACCAGGACAGGGTTGTTATGCAGTTGGCAGCTCTGCCAGTTTGGGCCGTCATGCCACACCATACAACCCAGAGGTTGGGGCTGTAGGAATGGGAATTGCAGGGAGCTATGGGAGTCCGTACAGTTCCCTGTATACAAGCGGAGGTGGTGTGGGCATGTATGGGACTGGGCTACCACATGGAGGGGGAAGCAGCACGACCAGCGACTGGCAAATGGACAGTGTGATCGAGCAGATAGAAAAACAAATGGCTGCTGTGCTGGAGAAGATCGAGGGAGACATGCCCTCACTGCTGGAGCAAATCAGTGACTGTCCCGCTGAGCCGCCACGCGCTCGGAGCACGCATGCCTCTCCTGCAACCTCCCGTGCACGCCCCTCACAACATTCCTCGACTACCACTTCGGCCACCCCTCCACCGCTTCCCACCTCTCCTAGACCTGCGCTGCCATCTCTCCCTCGCCTTACTATCCCTCCTCCCTCGTATCCCCCACCCTCTCCACCAACACAAGCCTCAACCCAGACTGTGGGAGAACAGGAAGACAAGGATGGACAGAGGAGTGCTGCTCATTCCAGCCAGTCGCCCAGAGCTGGAATGGGCAGGGGGCTATGA
- the uba1 gene encoding ubiquitin-like modifier-activating enzyme 1, producing MSSSPLSKKRRLSGTETKTGSHCSSSNSVRTDLSHTPANGMAKNGNDAEIDEGLYSRQLYVLGHDAMKRMQNSSVLISGMRGLGVEIAKNVILGGVRSVTVHDQGVAEWRDLSSQFYLREEDLGKNRAEVSQPRLAELNNYVPVTAYTGALTEDYVTKFQVVVLTNSSLDEQQHVGEFCHSKGIKLIVADTRGLFGQLFCDFGEEMIVYDTNGEQPLSAMISMITKDSAGVVTCLDEARHGFESGDHVTFTEVQGMTELNGCQPVEIKVLGPYTFSICDTAGFTDYVRGGIVSQVKMPKKISFKSFSSSLVEPEFMMTDFAKFERPGQLHLGFQAIHAFQKKHNHLPAPWNQADGEELLTLTKELNSAQTGAAKVEELDEALIKKMAYIAAGDLAPVNAFFGGLAAQEVMKACTGKFMPIMQWLYFDALECLAEEEGITLTEEECAPRNSRYDGQIAVFGTKMQDILAKQRYFLVGAGAIGCELLKNFAMIGLAGGEGEVIVTDMDTIEKSNLNRQFLFRPSDVTKMKSDTAAAAVKQMNPFIKITAHQNRVGPDTERVYDDDFFESLDGVANALDNVDARMYMDRRCVYYRKPLLESGTLGTKGNVQVVIPFLTESYSSSQDPPEKSIPICTLKNFPNAIEHTLQWARDEFEGLFKQPQENAMQYLTDPKFMERTLKLPGAQPVEVLEAVFKCLVTDRPHSWADCVAWARNHWQCQYSNNIRQLLHNFPPDQLTSSGAPFWSGPKRCPHPLDFSTSNDLHVDYVLAAANLFAQSYGLQGSIDRASVIKILQDVKVPTFTPRSGVKIHVSDQELQNSNSSVDDSRLEELKTQLPSPENSQFKLNSIDFEKDDDTNFHMDFIVAASNLRAENYDIPPTDRHKSKLIAGKIIPAIATTTAAVVGLVCLELFKIVQGQTKLESYKNGFMNLALPFFGFSEPIAAPKHKYYEIDWTLWDRFEVTGMQPSGEEMTLRQFLDYFKNEHKLEITMLSQGVSMLYSFFMPAAKLKERLDLPMTEIVTKVSKKKLGKHVKALVFELCCNDLSDEDVEVPYVRYTIR from the exons ATGTCCAGCTCGCCGCTGTCCAAGAAGCGTCGCTTGTCAGGAACAGAGACGAAGACGGGATCCCACTGCTCCTCCTCTAACTCTGTCAGAACTGATCTGTCCCATACACCTGCCAAC GGCATGGCTAAGAATGGCAATGATGCTGAGATTGATGAAGGCCTGTACTCCAGACAACT CTATGTATTAGGCCATGATGCTATGAAGCGCATGCAAAACTCCAGTGTCCTTATCTCTGGCATGAGAGGACTTGGAGTTGAGATTGCCAAAAATGTCATCCTGGGAGGAGTTAGAAGTGTTACTGTGCATGACCAAGGAGTTGCAGAATGGAGAGATCTCTCTTCTCAG tttTACCTACGAGAGGAGGACCTGGGAAAGAACAGGGCAGAGGTCAGTCAGCCCCGGTTGGCTGAACTTAACAACTACGTTCCTGTGACTGCTTACACTGGAGCACTCACTGAAGACTACGTGACAAAGTTCCAG GTTGTAGTGCTGACCAACTCCTCTCTGGACGAGCAGCAGCATGTAGGAGAGTTCTGCCACAGCAAAGGAATCAAGCTCATTGTTGCAGACACACGTGGTCTGTTTGG CCAGCTTTTCTGTGACTTTGGAGAGGAAATGATAGTGTATGACACCAATGGAGAGCAGCCGCTGAGTGCCATGATTTCCATGATCACAAAG GACTCTGCTGGGGTTGTGACTTGCTTGGATGAGGCTCGCCATGGCTTTGAGAGTGGAGACCATGTAACCTTCACAGAGGTTCAGGGTATGACGGAGCTCAATGGCTGCCAGCCAGTGGAAATAAAGGTTTTAG GCCCATACACCTTCAGCATCTGTGACACAGCTGGCTTCACAGACTATGTGAGAGGAGGAATAGTTTCACAGGTTAAGATGCCCAAGAAGATCAGCTTT AAATCGTTCTCGTCCTCCCTGGTCGAGCCAGAGTTCATGATGACAGACTTTGCCAAGTTTGAGCGTCCAGGACAGCTGCACTTGGGCTTCCAGGCTATCCATGCCTTCCAAAAGAAACACAACCACCTTCCTGCACCTTGGAATCAG GCTGATGGTGAGGAGTTGCTAACATTGACCAAGGAGTTGAACTCTGCTCAGACTGGGGCAGCTAAAGTGGAGGAGCTGGATGAAGCTCTTATCAAAAAGATGGCATACATTGCTGCTGGTGATCTGGCTCCTGTCAATGCCTTCTTTGGTGGTCTGGctgcacaggaagtgatgaag GCATGCACAGGAAAATTCATGCCCATCATGCAATGGCTGTATTTTGATGCCCTGGAGTGCCTGGCTGAAGAAGAAGGAATTACCCTCACAGAGGAAGAGTGTGCCCCT AGAAACAGTCGATATGACGGGCAGATTGCCGTGTTTGGCACCAAGATGCAGGATATTCTTGCCAAGCAGCGCTACTTCCTG GTTGGAGCTGGTGCCATTGGCTGTGAGCTGTTAAAAAACTTTGCCATGATTGGACTTGCTGGTGGGGAAGGCGAGGTCATTGTAACTGACATGGATACCATTGAGAAGTCCAACCTCAATAGACAGTTCCTGTTTAGACCCTCAGATGTGACG aaaatgaagagtgatacagctgctgctgcagtgaagcagatgaaCCCCTTCATCAAGATCACAGCTCATCAGAACAGAGTTGGCCCTGACACAGAGAGGGTCTATGATGACGACTTCTTTGAAAGCCTTGATGGAGTTGCCAATGCACTGGATAATGTTGATGCAC GTATGTATATGGATCGGAGGTGTGTGTACTACCGTAAACCTTTACTGGAGTCGGGTACCCTGGGTACCAAAGGCAATGTCCAGGTTGTGATCCCCTTCCTCACAGAGTCCTACAGCTCTAGTCAAGACCCACCTGAGAAGTCCATCCCCATCTGTACCCTCAAGAACTTCCCAAATGCCATTGAACACACATTGCAG TGGGCTCGTGATGAGTTTGAGGGACTATTCAAACAGCCACAAGAGAATGCCATGCAGTACCTCAC AGATCCCAAGTTCATGGAACGTACTCTGAAGCTTCCAGGAGCTCAGCCTGTCGAGGTTCTGGAAGCCGTTTTTAAGTGTCTTGTCACAGATCGCCCCCACAGCTGGGCTGACTGTGTAGCCTGGGCTCGCAACCATTGGCAGTGCCAATACAGCAACAACATTCGTCAACTACTGCACAACTTCCCTCCAGATCAG CTGACCAGCTCTGGTGCCCCCTTCTGGTCAGGCCCAAAGAGGTGTCCTCACCCATTAGACTTCAGCACTAGCAAC GACCTGCATGTGGACTACGTACTGGCAGCAGCTAACCTGTTTGCTCAGTCATACGGCTTGCAGGGCAGCATTGACCGTGCATCTGTGATCAAGATCTTGCAGGATGTCAAGGTGCCAACCTTCACACCTCGTTCAGGGGTTAAAATCCACGTCTCTGATCAGGAGCTGCAAAACAGCAATTCTTCTGTTG ATGACTCCAGACTGGAAGAGCTGAAGACCCAGTTACCGTCTCCTGAGAATTCCCAATTCAAACTCAACTCCATTGACTTTGAAAAG gatGATGACACCAACTTCCATATGGACTTCATTGTTGCAGCCTCCAACCTGAGAGCAGAGAATTATGACATTCCaccaacagacagacacaag AGCAAACTGATAGCTGGCAAGATTATTCCTGCCATTGCCACTACAACAGCTGCAGTGGTCGGCCTAGTGTGCTTGGAGCTCTTCAAGATTGTCCAAGGTCAGACGAAGCTGGAGTCGTACAAGAATGGTTTCATGAACTTGGCCCTTCCATTCTTTGGCTTTTCTGAGCCCATTGCTGCTCCAAAACATAAG TATTATGAAATTGATTGGACACTGTGGGACCGCTTTGAGGTCACAGGAATGCAGCCCAGTGGGGAAGAGATGACACTCCGACAGTTCCTGGACTACTTTAAA AATGAGCATAAGTTGGAGATCACCATGCTTTCTCAGGGAGTGTCCATGCTCTATTCATTTTTCATGCCTGCTGCCAAACTGAAAGAGAGACTGGACTTACC AATGACGGAGATTGTGACTAAGGTGTCCAAAAAGAAGCTGGGCAAGCACGTGAAAGCCCTGGTGTTTGAGCTATGCTGTAATGACCTTTCAGATGAAGACGTGGAAGTGCCCTATGTCAGATACACCATCCGCTGA
- the arhgef3l gene encoding rho guanine nucleotide exchange factor (GEF) 3, like: MEVEETGEIRTSWSSVPGERHSSTCDHGGKKRKQDPSPETVIRIIEDEEEEDEQEMMSDHMKDSEEPSNKRVKPVAKSNSVTGVITPVKTPALKRIGQSISRSISFRTEARPLPPAPLRPRSKASSFPRRRNSQCWSDTVDSHDLTAKEIKRQEVIYELTQGERQLIDDLSLVKKVYYEPMLKLDIMTESELGQIFGTLDSLIPLHEDLLGRLERLRGSEKTVGEVGPTLMNWFPCLESYVTYCCNQVGAKALLDQKKQEKRVEHFLRLCQESSFSRKLDLWNFLDLPRSRLVKYPLLLKEIQKCTPPDHPDEDTLPDALELIQSIVAEVNKKTGEAECQFYRRGLNYLEESQRLPEIQQSRFLLCHGELKNNKGQRLHVFLFERALVLTRPAEDREGAQVFHVYRQPLPNALINLEEIPDGEAGGGGTFRGAFTGGNDKVKNCFRVSSRGRSKAHTYSLQANDSFSKQQWITCLRQAIVQSRDMTAQTSQSQLSPHHDPALYHIAELSLSSDTEMAEHTSR; this comes from the exons atggaAGTGGAGGAGACTGGTGAAATACGGACTTCCTG GTCTTCTGTTCCAGGCGAGAGACACTCCAGCACCTGTGATCATGGTGGG aagaagagaaaacaagACCCGAGCCCTGAAACGGTGATCAGAATTATAGAG gatgaagaggaagaggacgagcaAGAAATGATGTCCGACCACATGAAGGATTCAGAG GAGCCCAGTAATAAAAGGGTTAAACCTGTGGCTAAGTCCAATAGTGTCACAGGTGTTATAACCCCAGTGAAGACCCCTGCTCTGAAACGCATTGGCCAGTCTATTTCG cggTCCATTAGCTTTCGCACAGAGGCACGACCTTTGCCCCCAGCTCCCCTGCGTCCTCGTTCAAAGGCCTCATCATTTCCACGCCGCCGCAACAGCCAATGCTGGAGTGACACTGTGGACAGTCATGACCTCACTGCAAAGGAAATCAAACGGCAAGAG GTGATCTACGAGCTGACTCAGGGAGAGAGACAACTTATAGACGACCTCAGTTTGGTCAAAAAG GTGTACTATGAGCCCATGCTGAAGTTGGACATAATGACGGAGAGTGAGCTCGGACAGATCTTTGGGACTCTGGACTCACTCATTCCCCTCCATGAAG ATCTTCTGGGCCGTCTTGAACGCCTGAGGGGATCAGAGAAAACGGTTGGAGAAGTTGGGCCGACGCTGATGAACTGG TTTCCTTGCCTGGAGTCCTACGTTACATACTGCTGTAACCAGGTTGGAGCCAAAGCCTTGCTGGACCagaaaaagcaggaaaaaagagTGGAGCACTTCCTGCGCCTGTGCCAGGAGTCGTCGTTCAGCAGGAAACTGGACTTGTGGAACTTCCTGGATCTTCCTCGGAGCCGTTTGGTTAAATACCCTCTCTTATTGAAAGAGATTCAGAAGTGCACACCTCCAGATCACCCGGATGAGGACACATTGCCTGATGCT CTGGAGCTCATCCAGAGCATTGTGGCGGAAGTGAACAAGAAGACGGGTGAAGCTGAGTGTCAGTTCTACAGGCGGGGTCTCAACTACCTTGAAGAGAGTCAGAGACTACCAGAGATCCAGCAGTCCCGCTTCCTCCTCTGCCACGGAGAACTCAAAAACAACAAGGGCCAG CGGCTGCATGTGTTCCTGTTCGAGCGGGCTTTGGTGTTGACCCGCCCggctgaggacagagagggtgcTCAGGTGTTTCATGTGTACAGACAGCCTCTGCCCAACGCCCTTATAAACCTGGAAGAAATCCCAGATGgtgaggcaggtggaggaggcaCCTTCAGAGGAGCCTTCACTGGAGGGAATGATAAAG TGAAGAACTGTTTCCGTGTGAGCAGCAGAGGGCGCTCCAAAGCTCACACGTATAGCCTGCAGGCCAACGACTCCTTCAGCAAACAGCAGTGGATCACCTGTCTCCGCCAAGCCATCGTCCAGTCACGAGACATGACCGCTCAGACCAGCCAGTCGCAGCTGTCCCCTCACCATGATCCCGCCCTGTATCACATAGCCGAGCTCAGCCTCAGCTCGGACACAGAAATGGCAGAACACACCAGTCGCTGA